The DNA region CGTGGCGGGATAGCGACGGCGACCACCGGACCGACAGCTTGGGCTTTACAGCCATCCCGAATGTGCGCCAGGTGGAGGAGCTCTTGCGGGCGATGGTCGCCACACACGAGAATGCCGCAAGCGAATAAAGAATGCAGCAAGCCACAGAAACCACAGAGGAATTCACAGAGATGTAAAGTGTGAATATCCGTGCAAATCGGTGTACATCCGTGGCTGAATGAATAAGCGGCAGATTGTATTATTTAGCCACGGATTGTCACGGACGGAACAGGGATGATTTTCACATACATAACATAGATATCATCTACCTACTCTGTGAATTCCTCGGCGCACTCCGTGCCTCAGTGGCTCGGGCCCTGATAATCGTGACTTCTCCTTTCGCCGCGAGCATCCGCGTCCTATAGCATTTTCTTTGGCTTCGGCGACGGAGTCGCCACCTACAACCGATAAATCTTCAGCTTTGTTAGGGTTTTGTTTAATCCGCCGCCACTTCCGCGTCAATTTGCAGTTGCTGAAATGCCGTCGTAGGTTAAAATTAGAGTGGATTCTTTGTTAGTTACCTGAACGCCTATTTTTACATAGATATCTCCCATGCGCTCCATCCCGCTCCGCTGTCCACGGCAGGCTCCGGCCGCGCGGGTCACCCACCCCCCGGATTGCCTTTAAGAACCTGCCCCCTTTGTCAACGATGCAATTTGCGAACTTCGCAGTGTTCGCAAAACCTGTAAAGTTGCTACCAGGGTGGGGTGTGTCGGCGGTATGCCGCCGAAATCAGCAGTAGTAGCTTGAGGCGATCTGTCAGAGTTGCGGTTAGCAAGGCTCAGTTCCCGCTGGCCACGCCGCAACCCGCTGGCAACCCGGCTGTCTGGGAACTTGGTCTCCCCGACAAGCGGCCAACCAGTCCCGGCGTTTTCCCCTTTACACTATTTTCGCGCATCAGGTCTTTTCCGTGACCCTGGTCCGCAGCCTTTACTCAGCTTAATCTTCATGCAACGTAACGATATTCGCAATTTGGCCATCATCGCCCACGTCGATCATGGCAAGACGTCGCTGGTGGACTGTTTTCTGAAGCAGAGCGGGGAGTTTCGCGCTAGCCAACTCCAGGGGGAACAGATTTTGGACTCCAATGATTTGGAGCGGGAGCGGGGGATCACGATTTTGGCCAAGAACATCGCCTTTCATTACAAAGGGGTCAAAATCAACCTGATTGACACTCCAGGGCACGCCGACTTTGGCGGCGAGGTGGAACGGGTGCTGCGGATGGCGGACGGGGCGTTGGTATTGGTCGACGCCGCCGAGGGGCCGATGCCGCAGACGCGATTTGTGCTTAGCAAGGCGCTGGAATGCGGGCTCAAGCCGATTGTGGTGATCAATAAAATCGACCGTTCCGACGCTCGCCCCGAGGAAGTCCTGGACGAAGTCTACGAGCTGTTCTTTGAATTGGGAGCGGAGCACGCGCTCGATGATTTTCCCTACATTTACTCAACCTCGCGCTTGGGCTATGCTACGACCGATTACAAAGTCCCCGGCACCAACATGGAGCCGCTGTTGGATCTGATGCTGGCCAATGTTCCCGGTCCCGATGTCGAGCCAGACGCCCCGCTGCAACTGCTGGTGACCACGCTAGATTGGTCGGACTTTGTGGGGCGGATCGGCGTGGGACGGGTGCAGGCCGGCACACTGAAAAAAGGGCAGCAAGTGGCCCTCTTGCAGGCGGAACGCCGCGTGAACGCCCGGATCACCGGGCTATATCTGTTTGACAAGCTGGGCAAGGTGGAGGTGGAAGAAGCGACGGCGGGGGACATTGCCGCTATCGTGGGTCTGGAAAAAATCGAGATTGGCGACACGGTGGCGGATTTTGCCAATCCCGTGGCGCTCCCCCGGCTAACCGTGGATGAACCGACGCTGCAAATGGTGTTTGCCATCAATAGTTCGCCATTTGCCGGTCGATCGGGCAAGTACGTGACGACGCGGAATTTACGGGACCGATTGTATAAGGAACTGGAAAAAAACGTCGCCCTGCGGGTGGAGCCGCAGGAAGGGACCGACGCATTTTTGGTCTCGGGACGGGGGTTATTGCATCTGAGCGTGCTGATCGAAACCATGCGCCGCGAGGGATACGAATTATCCGTGGGCAAGCCGCGGGTAATTTTGCACGACGTCGCTGGCGAAAAGCACGAGCCGTATGAATCGCTGGTGGTCGAGGTTCCCACCGACCGCATGGGCCCTGTGATGGAAATGGTCGGCGCCCGCCGCGGCAAGACGATTGAAATACACAGCCGGGGCGAATACTCGCATTTGTTGTTCTCCATTCCCGCGCGGGGACTGATCGGCCTGCGGACGCGGTTGCTCAACGCCACGCAAGGGACCGCGATCATTCACCATCGATTTGAAAAGTATCTACCGCTCGAAGGAGAAATCGCCGGCCGTAATAACGGCGTGCTGGTATCCATGTGCGGGGGCAAGGCGGTCGCCTTTGGCCTGGATGGACTGCAAGAGCGGGCGGAGTTGTTTATCGGCCCCGGAGAGGAAGTGTACGAAGGGATGATCGTCGGCGAAAACAGCCGCGAAGGGGACATGACGGTCAACCCGACCAAGGAAAAGAAACTGACCAACATGCGGGCGTCGGGGTCGGACCGCAACATCATCCTCAAGCCGCCGCGCGAAATGTCGCTAGAAATCGCCCTGGAATACATCGAGGATGACGAACTGGTCGAGGTCACGCCGGACAAGATTCGCCTGCGCAAGATTTTGCTGCAGGAACATGAACGCCGCAAGGAAGATCGCCGCAAAGAAGCGCTGATTGGGTCGTGATTTGTATGAGACGACGCGGCAGTTTGTAGGAGGCGACTCTGTCGCCGAAATGTAGTAGACGACTCTTTATATTGTAGGAGGCGACTCCTTCGCCGAAGGAAATTCAATACGACGCTGATGCTCGCGGAGAAATGCGGAGTCACGCGGATCAGAGCCAGAGTCAAAACCACCGAAGCTTTCATATGTGAAAATTATCCGTGTTCCGTCCGTGACAATCCGTGGCTAAAAAATGCGCTACAAATACAATTAGCCACGGATGAACACGGATTTTCACGGATACGCGGACATCCCATCTCTGTGAATTCCTCTGTGGTTTCTCCGCCTCTGTGGCTTAATCTACTACGCAGTGGCTTAGTCAACTTTTTTAAATTCTTGCTAGCAGGCAAATGTCTCTTGTATTGTAATTTCCCAGTTGTTACTCTCAGTCGATTTTCTCGCGGTGGCTACCTGCTTGGGCGTTGATTTGCCAAGAAATTACATAAAGAACGGAGTTCCTTCGATGTTCCAGATATTATTTTTTCAGCCAGGGAACGCCGCGCGAATTCGTAAACCGTATTTTGACGCAAGCTATGCTCTCCTGGTACTCCTGTGCCTGGTGATCACCAGCGGCTGCAACTGGGTGGCCCAAAATAATAACCTGAACGGCGTGGCCAGCTACCGGCGGGGAGATTTGCAGGCCGCCGACCAGGCATTTCGCCAGGCGTTGCAAAATGATCCCAACAACGCCGAAGCCTACTATAATTTGGGTTCGCTGTACCACCACATTGCCAAAACCTCGCAGCGGCCCGTCGATTGGCAGCAAGCGGAAAGTTTTTACCAGCAGGCCCTGGCCAAAAATCCACAGTTGTCCGATGCTTACAACGGTTTGAGCACGCTCTTGACGGAGGAACGCCGCGGGCCAGAAGCGGTGGCCCTACTGGAAAATTGGGCCCGCCAAAATCCCCAGTCCGCCGAACCGCTGGTGGCGCTGTCGCAACTGAGCGCCAAGCTAGAGGATCCCGCCCGAGCGCAGCAGTATTTGTATGACGCGATTCGCCTGGAACCAACCAACGCCCAGGCGTTGGCCGCGCTGGGGAAGATGCGTGAGGATGCGGGACAGATTGAGCAGGCCCTGGCCAACTATCAACGGGCCTTGCAGCAGGATTTTAACCAACCCGCGGTGCAGGAACGCCTGGCGGCGCTGCAGCGGCAATATTTGCCCCCTCCCGCGACATCTCCTACGCCACAACCCATGGGCACGGGTCAGGCGGTTCCGCCCACGGGGACTCTCCCTTATAATCCAGCCAGCCAGCCCAATCCCGCCACCGTGCCCAATCTTGGCCCGAATAGCGGTCGCTTGGCCACCCAGCCCAGCTACCCCAGTCCGGGAGCATTTGGGATCCAGTAGATTTCTGTTGGCCATTCATGATCCACCAACTGCGTGATAGCGGTGGCTCGTGATCCGCCAAAAATTGGGTATGTTAATATTGGCGGAACTACGACTGCAGAACTAGTTCCGCCCTACAACTCCGGAACCAGTACCGCCCTACAAAGATAACGAAAATGTTAATATTGGCGGAACCCGTTCCGCCCTACACTCAGTTCCGCCTTCGATTCCCCATGCCCGACATTCTTCGACAGGAAATCGCCGCCGCCGCCCATACGCTGATTGTCAAGGTCGGCACCCGCGTTCTCACCGGCCCCGACGGCCTGCTAAGCCAGGAGCGGATTGCCACGCTGGCGGAGGAAATCCACGAAGTCCTGCAAACCGGGCGCAAGCTGGTCCTGGTCAGTTCCGGCGCGGTCGGGGCGGGGATGGGCCAACTGGGGTTGCGGCAACGGCCCACTGATCTGGCCCAATTGCAGGCGGTGGCGGCGGTTGGCCAGACGTACCTGGTGCAAACGTATGACCGGGAATTTCGGCGGCATGGGCGGCATGCGGCGCAGATTTTGTTAATTGCCGACGACTTGGACCATCGGACCCGATATTTGAATATCCGCAACACGATTTTGCGGTTGCTCGACCTGAACGCCGTGCCGATAGTGAACGAAAATGACACCGTCAGTGTGGAGGAACTCCGTACAACCTTTGGCGATAACGACCGACTGGCGGCCATGTTGACCAATCTGATCCGCGCGCCGTTGATGGTGCTGCTATCGGATGTGCAGGGGCTATATAACGGCGACCCGGCCGATCCCGCCAGCAGCGTCATTCCCGTGGTGCCAAAGCTGGACGATTCCGTCTGGGGATTGGTACGGGACAAGGCCACCGGCCTGAGCAAGGGGGGCATGGCCAGCAAGCTGAACGCCGCGCGGATCGCCACCACCGCCGGCGAAAATGTGATAATCACTAGCGGCAAACAACCGGGCGCGTTGCGCAAAATTTTAGCGGGCGAATCGGTGGGAACGCTATTTCTGGCTCAAGGGGGGACCATTCCCGCCTGGAAACGGTGGATTGGCTTTACCGCGCAAACACGCGGCACGTTGATCCTGGATCCCGGCGCGCGAAAGGCGATCGAGCGTGATGGGCGGAGCCTACTGGCGATTGGCATCCGCGAAGTGCGGGGAGAATTTAAAAAGGGGGATGTGGTATCCCTGCGGGATGAATCCCAGCAAGAATTTGCCCGGGGATTATGCAATTATTCGCACGAGGATGTGCAAAAAATCCGCGGCCTGCGGACGGAACAAATCGCAATGGCCCTGGGGTATCATCCCTATGATGAAGTCATTCACCGGGATAACCTGGCGGTGACGAGCGGGTAGAAATGAAAGTTTAGAGCCAGCGAAGTTTAGTGCGGCGTGTTTGAAAATTGAAAGCGGATCGATACGGAGTTTAGCACGGCGTGTTTGGAGTTTGAGAGCTGATCGATCTAGAGTTTATAGCGCGGAGAGACTGAGAGCCGCATGGAGGAGCATGGAGAAGAGGAGCTATGCGACTAAAAATCGCAAATCTCAAATTTCAGAATCTCAAATTTGAAATTCTGAAATTTGAAATCTCAGATCTCTGATCCGCGAACTCAGCGCCTCTGAGGCTTAGCACAAACTGCAATTTGTAATTTCAGATCTCAGATTTGAAACCTGAAATTTGAAACTTGCGATCCCCCCTACTTCTTGCCCAACTGCGGCGCGTCGATCACATAAGGATTGACCACCACCTGTACCCGGCTGGGAAGTTCCATCCCCGTATTGCGGAACGAGCTTTCATCCGCAGGTGTCGGCACGGCTGGCTGGGTGGGAGCCGGCAAAATTTTGACGCCGTTTTTGCCGTTTTGCGGGGCGACATGCGGGTTGACCACGGTCGCCGCCTCGCTAATCTCAATTTCCGGGGTCATCGTCCCCGCGGGATAGGCAAACGGGCTCCAGCCATAGGTCCGGGGGACCGGGTAGCTGTAGTAAACCGGCGGATAAAGCGAGAAATAGGGGGGACGCTCGTCGGCAATGTACAGGTTATAGCCTAGTCCCCCCCAAAAGTTGCCACAAGGAAATTGGGCGTTGGCGGGGGCCGCCCAATTGGACTGGAGAGCCAAAATTAGGGCGAATACTGCCAAAATGCGATAAATCATGGTAACACCTGCCAACAAAAAGGGGGCTAAAAGCTGCCGCGGAGACAATCCTGGTTTAGAAGGGAGGATTGTCCCCAACTTGCCAATAAAACAG from Pirellulales bacterium includes:
- the typA gene encoding translational GTPase TypA, which translates into the protein MQRNDIRNLAIIAHVDHGKTSLVDCFLKQSGEFRASQLQGEQILDSNDLERERGITILAKNIAFHYKGVKINLIDTPGHADFGGEVERVLRMADGALVLVDAAEGPMPQTRFVLSKALECGLKPIVVINKIDRSDARPEEVLDEVYELFFELGAEHALDDFPYIYSTSRLGYATTDYKVPGTNMEPLLDLMLANVPGPDVEPDAPLQLLVTTLDWSDFVGRIGVGRVQAGTLKKGQQVALLQAERRVNARITGLYLFDKLGKVEVEEATAGDIAAIVGLEKIEIGDTVADFANPVALPRLTVDEPTLQMVFAINSSPFAGRSGKYVTTRNLRDRLYKELEKNVALRVEPQEGTDAFLVSGRGLLHLSVLIETMRREGYELSVGKPRVILHDVAGEKHEPYESLVVEVPTDRMGPVMEMVGARRGKTIEIHSRGEYSHLLFSIPARGLIGLRTRLLNATQGTAIIHHRFEKYLPLEGEIAGRNNGVLVSMCGGKAVAFGLDGLQERAELFIGPGEEVYEGMIVGENSREGDMTVNPTKEKKLTNMRASGSDRNIILKPPREMSLEIALEYIEDDELVEVTPDKIRLRKILLQEHERRKEDRRKEALIGS
- a CDS encoding tetratricopeptide repeat protein — its product is MFQILFFQPGNAARIRKPYFDASYALLVLLCLVITSGCNWVAQNNNLNGVASYRRGDLQAADQAFRQALQNDPNNAEAYYNLGSLYHHIAKTSQRPVDWQQAESFYQQALAKNPQLSDAYNGLSTLLTEERRGPEAVALLENWARQNPQSAEPLVALSQLSAKLEDPARAQQYLYDAIRLEPTNAQALAALGKMREDAGQIEQALANYQRALQQDFNQPAVQERLAALQRQYLPPPATSPTPQPMGTGQAVPPTGTLPYNPASQPNPATVPNLGPNSGRLATQPSYPSPGAFGIQ
- the proB gene encoding glutamate 5-kinase, with amino-acid sequence MPDILRQEIAAAAHTLIVKVGTRVLTGPDGLLSQERIATLAEEIHEVLQTGRKLVLVSSGAVGAGMGQLGLRQRPTDLAQLQAVAAVGQTYLVQTYDREFRRHGRHAAQILLIADDLDHRTRYLNIRNTILRLLDLNAVPIVNENDTVSVEELRTTFGDNDRLAAMLTNLIRAPLMVLLSDVQGLYNGDPADPASSVIPVVPKLDDSVWGLVRDKATGLSKGGMASKLNAARIATTAGENVIITSGKQPGALRKILAGESVGTLFLAQGGTIPAWKRWIGFTAQTRGTLILDPGARKAIERDGRSLLAIGIREVRGEFKKGDVVSLRDESQQEFARGLCNYSHEDVQKIRGLRTEQIAMALGYHPYDEVIHRDNLAVTSG